One genomic segment of Gemmatimonadota bacterium includes these proteins:
- a CDS encoding RNA polymerase subunit sigma-70, protein MTATRDSPLTSAEVTSLLEALRRGDQVAGDRLLPLLYQVLHDMASRMMQGERPDHTLQPTILLHDAWLKLTADRSSPWTDRGHFLALASRAMRRLLVDHARARNAAKRRGDLAVPLDEEIAGRAGPDLVDVIALDAALDGLAVVHDRARRVVELRYFGGLEWHEIAPVLGASERTVKRDWDFARAWLRQRLDGPVDGPDTSASRIPPSTA, encoded by the coding sequence ATGACGGCTACACGCGATTCGCCGCTCACCTCCGCCGAGGTGACCTCGCTGCTTGAGGCGCTGCGCCGCGGCGACCAGGTCGCCGGCGACCGGTTGTTGCCGCTGCTCTATCAGGTGCTGCACGACATGGCCTCGCGGATGATGCAGGGGGAACGCCCCGACCACACCCTCCAGCCGACCATCCTGCTCCACGACGCGTGGCTCAAGCTGACCGCCGACCGCTCCTCCCCATGGACCGACCGCGGACACTTCCTGGCCCTCGCTTCGCGGGCCATGCGTCGCCTGCTGGTCGATCACGCGCGGGCGCGGAACGCGGCGAAGCGTCGCGGCGACCTGGCCGTGCCGCTCGACGAGGAGATCGCGGGCCGGGCCGGCCCGGACCTCGTCGACGTCATCGCCCTCGATGCCGCGCTGGACGGCCTCGCCGTTGTACATGACCGGGCGCGCCGGGTGGTCGAGTTGCGCTACTTTGGCGGCCTCGAATGGCATGAGATCGCGCCGGTGCTGGGCGCCTCGGAGCGGACGGTGAAGCGCGACTGGGATTTTGCGCGGGCGTGGCTTCGGCAGCGACTCGACGGCCCCGTCGATGGACCTGACACGTCGGCCTCCCGAATTCCGCCTTCCACGGCATGA
- a CDS encoding zinc-binding dehydrogenase, with translation MPQLGETVRAAVIDTPNAPLRVVSFGTPTLAPGSALLRTSYSEVCGTDVHIWRGRMPGVPFPIIPGHVSVGVLAAVSGKLLDIHGTRFKEGDLVTFLDVHGTCGNCWYCLVAKQTTRCPHRRVYGITYGVDDGLLGGWSEAIYMKPGLKMIRIPTGLRPETFIGGGCGLVTAVHVMDRADVQLGQTVVVLGVGPVGQSIIALSAQAGAGQVIGIGEPVDRLAYAKRMGATHVIGLDLPPADRVAEVRRMTQGRGADIVIEATGAPAAVTQALDLVRDGGRVVVCGQYSDHGDTPLNPHRQINRTHVEIRGVWGSDYSHFHRAVEFATHWGDRIPWAEQVSGRYPLERVQEALEAVEQRRVLKALVVPGASV, from the coding sequence ATGCCACAGCTCGGCGAAACCGTTCGTGCCGCGGTCATCGATACGCCCAATGCGCCGCTCCGCGTGGTGAGCTTCGGGACTCCCACCCTCGCGCCCGGCTCCGCCCTGCTGCGCACCTCCTACTCCGAAGTGTGCGGCACCGATGTGCACATCTGGCGGGGCCGCATGCCGGGGGTGCCGTTCCCGATCATTCCCGGGCACGTCAGCGTCGGTGTCCTCGCGGCGGTCAGCGGGAAACTTCTTGATATTCACGGTACCCGATTCAAGGAAGGCGACCTGGTCACCTTTCTGGACGTGCACGGCACCTGCGGCAACTGCTGGTACTGCCTCGTGGCGAAGCAGACCACGCGCTGTCCGCATCGGCGCGTGTACGGCATCACCTACGGCGTCGACGACGGCCTGTTGGGTGGATGGTCAGAGGCCATCTACATGAAGCCCGGCCTCAAGATGATTCGCATCCCGACCGGCCTCCGGCCGGAGACCTTCATCGGCGGCGGTTGCGGCCTGGTGACCGCCGTCCACGTGATGGACCGCGCCGACGTGCAACTCGGGCAGACGGTGGTCGTGCTCGGTGTCGGTCCGGTGGGGCAGTCGATCATCGCCCTCTCGGCACAGGCCGGAGCAGGGCAGGTCATCGGCATCGGTGAGCCGGTCGATCGTCTGGCCTACGCCAAGCGGATGGGAGCGACGCATGTCATCGGACTCGACTTGCCGCCCGCCGATCGGGTGGCTGAAGTGCGCCGGATGACGCAGGGACGCGGGGCTGACATCGTGATCGAGGCGACGGGCGCCCCGGCCGCCGTGACGCAGGCACTCGACCTGGTCCGCGACGGTGGCCGCGTGGTGGTCTGTGGGCAGTACTCCGACCACGGCGACACCCCGCTCAATCCGCACCGGCAGATCAACCGGACCCATGTGGAGATCCGCGGCGTCTGGGGTTCCGACTACTCGCACTTCCACCGTGCCGTCGAATTCGCCACGCACTGGGGCGATCGGATTCCGTGGGCCGAGCAGGTGTCCGGTCGCTACCCGCTGGAGCGGGTGCAGGAGGCGCTCGAAGCGGTCGAACAGCGCCGCGTGCTCAAGGCGCTGGTGGTGCCGGGCGCGTCGGTGTGA
- the cadA gene encoding cadmium-translocating P-type ATPase, with amino-acid sequence MEPSKRVRVRSYPQGTLPNGTLAPWHYTSKRATRCVEEIAMSRDQSWLERTLYGTGTPSPLAQLLAKHEGLAWASVAGLLLFTSWIVERTAIFAPWVALAGYGLVGVIGGRQPVLHLVRALRRGAFHLDIDFLMVVAAIGAASVGAWAEGAFLLFLFALANALEEYALDRARSAIRNLADLAPAQARLLRDGVEVEIPVEQVRIGDVLVVRPAERLPADGTVRTGRSAINQAPITGESVPVEKEPGDEVFAGTVNGDGALEITATRAVGDRTLDRVIRLVEEAQAAKAPVQRITERFERIFVPAVVIGDILLIVVPGLMGWMPWGESLYRGMTVLVAASPCAIALGAPAAMLAGIAQAAKHGVLLKGGASLEALATVRAVAFDKTGTLTAGRPEVTDVTPMPGVTIPELLGMAAAVEARSQHPLAQAVVRRAATDGVTLPAAGELQSMTARGVRADVAGLPVLIGSARLWTDDGIAFPAEITAALEEMSARGRSMMIVRHGERWLGVLGLLDPPRPSVHATLERLRALHLKPLVMLTGDHRGVGEAIGREVGVDEVRADLLPEDKVTAIHELMAAHGTMVMVGDGVNDAPALAASTVGIAMGGAGTAAALETADAALMGDDLARLPWAIGLARATRRIVFQNLAIAGGVMLTLLILAASGILTIGPAVVGHEGSTLVVIANALRLLAYKDDG; translated from the coding sequence ATGGAGCCGTCGAAAAGAGTCCGAGTACGATCATACCCCCAAGGTACACTCCCGAATGGAACCCTTGCACCATGGCATTACACTTCGAAACGCGCCACGCGGTGCGTCGAGGAGATCGCGATGAGCAGGGATCAGAGTTGGTTGGAACGGACGTTGTACGGGACCGGGACGCCGTCGCCCCTGGCGCAGCTACTCGCGAAGCACGAGGGGTTGGCGTGGGCGAGCGTTGCGGGGTTGCTCCTCTTCACCAGCTGGATCGTCGAGCGGACCGCGATCTTCGCACCGTGGGTCGCACTCGCAGGCTACGGCCTCGTCGGCGTGATTGGCGGCCGCCAGCCGGTGCTGCACTTGGTGCGCGCGCTGCGGCGTGGCGCATTCCATCTCGACATCGACTTCCTGATGGTCGTCGCCGCGATTGGTGCAGCGAGTGTCGGCGCGTGGGCCGAGGGCGCCTTCCTCCTCTTTCTCTTTGCCCTGGCGAACGCACTCGAGGAGTACGCCCTCGACCGCGCGCGGTCGGCGATCCGCAACCTCGCCGACTTGGCGCCGGCGCAGGCGCGCCTGCTGCGCGATGGCGTCGAGGTGGAGATCCCGGTCGAGCAGGTGCGCATCGGTGATGTGCTGGTGGTTCGTCCCGCCGAGCGGTTGCCGGCCGATGGCACGGTACGGACGGGACGATCGGCCATCAATCAGGCCCCGATCACCGGGGAATCGGTGCCGGTGGAGAAGGAGCCGGGCGATGAGGTCTTCGCCGGCACGGTGAACGGCGATGGCGCCCTCGAGATCACGGCGACGCGCGCGGTCGGTGACCGTACACTCGACCGCGTCATCCGGCTGGTCGAGGAGGCGCAGGCGGCGAAGGCACCGGTCCAGCGCATCACCGAGCGGTTCGAGCGGATCTTCGTCCCGGCCGTCGTGATTGGCGACATCCTGCTGATCGTGGTGCCGGGGCTGATGGGGTGGATGCCGTGGGGCGAGAGCCTCTATCGCGGCATGACGGTACTGGTCGCGGCCTCGCCCTGCGCGATTGCGCTCGGCGCACCGGCCGCGATGCTGGCCGGCATCGCGCAAGCGGCAAAGCACGGCGTGCTGCTGAAGGGCGGCGCCTCCCTCGAGGCGCTCGCCACGGTGCGCGCCGTCGCCTTCGACAAGACCGGGACGCTGACGGCGGGGCGCCCCGAGGTGACCGACGTGACCCCGATGCCCGGCGTCACCATCCCTGAGCTGCTTGGGATGGCAGCGGCGGTCGAAGCGCGGTCACAGCATCCGCTGGCCCAGGCGGTGGTGCGTCGTGCGGCAACGGACGGGGTCACGTTGCCCGCCGCCGGTGAGCTGCAGAGCATGACGGCGCGGGGCGTGCGGGCCGACGTGGCCGGCCTGCCGGTGCTGATTGGGAGTGCGCGGCTCTGGACCGATGACGGGATCGCCTTCCCGGCCGAGATCACGGCGGCGCTGGAGGAAATGAGTGCCCGCGGCCGCAGCATGATGATCGTTCGCCATGGCGAGCGTTGGCTCGGCGTGCTGGGCCTGCTCGATCCGCCGCGGCCCTCGGTGCATGCCACGCTGGAGCGATTGCGGGCGTTGCACCTCAAACCGCTGGTGATGCTCACCGGCGATCACCGCGGCGTCGGCGAGGCGATCGGTCGCGAGGTCGGTGTCGATGAGGTGCGCGCTGATCTGCTCCCCGAGGACAAGGTCACCGCCATCCACGAACTGATGGCGGCGCACGGGACCATGGTGATGGTGGGCGACGGCGTGAATGACGCGCCGGCGCTCGCCGCGTCGACGGTGGGGATCGCGATGGGAGGCGCCGGCACCGCCGCCGCGCTCGAGACCGCCGACGCCGCCCTCATGGGCGACGACCTGGCCCGCCTCCCCTGGGCGATCGGCCTGGCCCGGGCCACGCGGCGGATCGTTTTCCAGAACCTGGCGATCGCCGGCGGCGTCATGCTGACGCTGCTGATCCTGGCGGCGAGCGGGATCCTCACGATCGGCCCCGCAGTGGTCGGGCACGAGGGGAGCACGCTGGTGGTGATTGCGAATGCGTTGCGGCTGCTGGCGTACAAGGATGATGGATGA
- a CDS encoding cation:proton antiporter produces MIVLGLFSTAPSADGHAVTGLFLVLAALVTVARLGGWVAMRVGQPAVLGELLAGILVGPSLLGIVTPGDPMLAMIAEFGVVILLFQIGLHTDLASLLKVGPAAVTVGSVGVALPFAAGLAVTTALGLPMLPSVVCAAALTATSIGISARILGDLGELDSTEGRTVLGAAVLDDVVGLVILAIVATLAEGGVVTTASALKTGGVAVGFLVVALLAGRLVAPRLFATISRLQVSGATGALALAFALALAAAAGLAGSAMIIGAFAAGLILHETKQRHTIEESTTGLGHFFVPIFFASVGASVDVAAMLQPAALQLGGLLLLIGIVGKFVAGYAPFWLPVRHALIGAAMVPRGEVGLIFAQMGLATGALTSEHFGAVMLMVIGTTVVTPPWLAALSRRGGGPGNAAPDFQPGLDDLVAGDRARREH; encoded by the coding sequence ATGATCGTACTCGGACTCTTTTCGACGGCTCCATCCGCCGATGGACATGCCGTGACCGGGCTCTTCCTGGTGCTCGCCGCCCTGGTCACGGTGGCGCGCCTCGGGGGCTGGGTCGCGATGCGCGTCGGCCAGCCCGCCGTCCTCGGCGAATTGCTCGCCGGCATCCTGGTCGGGCCGTCGCTGCTCGGCATCGTGACCCCTGGCGATCCGATGCTGGCGATGATCGCGGAATTCGGCGTGGTCATCCTCCTCTTCCAGATCGGCCTGCACACCGACCTCGCCTCGTTGCTGAAGGTCGGCCCGGCCGCCGTGACCGTAGGCAGCGTCGGCGTGGCGCTGCCGTTCGCGGCAGGCCTCGCCGTGACCACGGCGCTCGGCCTGCCGATGCTGCCCTCGGTCGTCTGTGCCGCGGCGCTCACCGCCACCTCGATCGGCATCTCGGCCCGCATCCTTGGCGACCTCGGCGAGCTCGACAGCACCGAGGGAAGGACCGTCCTGGGTGCCGCCGTCCTCGACGACGTTGTCGGGCTGGTCATTCTTGCGATCGTCGCCACGCTCGCCGAGGGGGGCGTGGTCACCACCGCGAGCGCCCTGAAGACCGGCGGTGTGGCCGTCGGCTTCCTGGTCGTCGCGTTGCTGGCCGGCCGACTCGTCGCACCGCGCCTCTTCGCCACCATCTCGCGCCTGCAGGTCAGCGGTGCCACGGGCGCGCTCGCCCTCGCCTTCGCACTCGCCCTTGCCGCCGCCGCCGGCCTGGCGGGGTCGGCGATGATCATCGGCGCCTTCGCTGCGGGGCTGATCCTGCACGAGACGAAGCAGCGTCATACCATCGAAGAGTCCACCACCGGACTCGGGCACTTCTTCGTGCCGATCTTCTTCGCCTCCGTCGGCGCCTCCGTGGACGTCGCGGCGATGCTGCAGCCGGCGGCGTTGCAGCTCGGCGGCCTGCTCCTGCTGATCGGGATCGTGGGGAAGTTCGTCGCGGGCTATGCCCCGTTCTGGCTGCCGGTTCGGCACGCGCTGATCGGCGCCGCGATGGTGCCGCGCGGCGAGGTCGGATTGATCTTTGCGCAGATGGGGCTGGCGACTGGTGCGCTCACGTCCGAGCATTTCGGTGCGGTGATGCTGATGGTGATCGGCACCACCGTCGTCACACCGCCATGGCTTGCCGCGCTCTCTCGTCGCGGGGGCGGACCGGGCAATGCGGCGCCTGATTTCCAGCCCGGCCTC
- the mtnA gene encoding S-methyl-5-thioribose-1-phosphate isomerase produces MNVAGQPTRTLWIAPDGRGVEIIDQTRLPHDFVVVRLDTLEAMAHAISSMQLRGAPLIGVAGAYGIALAMHADPSDAALDAAATTLLATRPTAVNLRWALDRMTTLLRPLAPAQRVEAAYQAAAQMADDDVAACAAMAAHGEPLLRALWAQHPERPLQLLTHCNAGWLATIDWGTALGPIYRAHDAGIPLHVWVDETRPRNQGYLTAWELGQHGVPHTVIVDNAGGLLMRQGKVDACIVGTDRTTRTGDVANKIGTYLKALAAHDTGIPFYVAAPSSSIDWASRDGMSIVIEERDPREVHSLPGVAAHNPGFDVTPARLVTALITERGVCAASEAGLLGLFPERA; encoded by the coding sequence GTGAACGTCGCAGGCCAACCGACCCGCACCCTCTGGATTGCCCCCGATGGACGCGGGGTCGAGATCATCGACCAGACCCGCCTCCCGCACGACTTCGTCGTGGTCCGCCTCGATACGCTGGAGGCGATGGCTCACGCCATCAGCAGCATGCAGCTCCGTGGCGCGCCGCTGATTGGCGTGGCCGGCGCGTATGGCATCGCGCTGGCGATGCACGCCGATCCGTCCGATGCCGCCCTCGACGCCGCCGCCACCACGCTGCTCGCCACCCGCCCCACGGCAGTGAACCTCCGCTGGGCGCTCGACCGGATGACCACCCTCCTGCGCCCGCTTGCCCCGGCACAGCGCGTCGAGGCGGCCTATCAGGCGGCAGCCCAGATGGCGGACGACGACGTGGCGGCGTGTGCGGCGATGGCGGCGCACGGCGAGCCGCTCCTCCGTGCCCTCTGGGCGCAGCATCCCGAACGGCCGCTGCAACTCCTCACCCACTGCAACGCCGGCTGGCTCGCCACCATCGATTGGGGGACCGCCCTCGGCCCGATCTACCGCGCCCACGACGCCGGCATCCCCCTCCACGTCTGGGTCGACGAGACCCGCCCGCGCAATCAGGGCTACCTGACGGCGTGGGAGCTGGGGCAGCACGGCGTGCCGCACACGGTGATCGTCGACAACGCCGGCGGGTTGCTGATGCGGCAAGGGAAGGTCGACGCGTGCATCGTGGGGACCGACCGCACGACGCGCACCGGTGACGTGGCCAACAAGATCGGGACCTACCTGAAGGCGCTCGCGGCACACGACACCGGCATCCCGTTCTACGTGGCGGCACCGTCCTCGAGCATCGATTGGGCGTCGCGGGACGGGATGAGCATCGTGATCGAGGAGCGCGACCCGCGCGAGGTGCATTCCCTCCCCGGTGTGGCGGCGCACAACCCAGGCTTCGACGTCACGCCGGCCCGCCTGGTCACCGCACTGATCACCGAGCGCGGCGTCTGTGCCGCGTCGGAAGCCGGATTGCTGGGGCTCTTTCCCGAGCGCGCCTGA
- a CDS encoding divalent metal cation transporter encodes MATEPPIVERPSDAARWARGGPRAVRRFWHSLGPGLITGAADDDPSGIATYSIAGARFGTSLLWMSVLTWPLMAAVQTMCARIGMVTGHGLAAALQQKFPRPVLLVMCVGLMIANTINIGADLAGMADAAELITGINSHLLVVVFGGLIAWATVQLRYAAFARILKWLALVLGVYIIAAIDLKPVWSSVLHDTFLPSGLDSREAWSTVVAILGTTISPYLFFWQASQEVEEEKAAGKVTEEARRGATAAQLRARKLDVGFGTFFSNLAMFFIILTTALTLHKAGITELATGAEVAKALEPLAGRFSSWLYAIGVIGTGALAIPTLAGSAAYAFAETLGWQQGMDEDFRRAEPFYAVIVVALLIGVLLDFANVSPVKALYWTAVLNGVLAPFLLTAILMVAGNKAIMQGQPSSRLGMVTVGITTVVMFGAAIAMFVAR; translated from the coding sequence ATGGCGACTGAGCCCCCGATCGTGGAACGTCCGAGTGACGCGGCGCGATGGGCCCGTGGTGGCCCCCGTGCCGTGCGTCGGTTCTGGCACTCCCTCGGGCCGGGGCTGATTACCGGGGCCGCCGATGACGATCCATCCGGCATCGCCACCTACTCGATTGCCGGCGCCCGCTTCGGCACCTCGCTGCTCTGGATGTCGGTGCTCACCTGGCCGTTGATGGCAGCGGTGCAGACGATGTGCGCCCGAATCGGCATGGTGACCGGCCATGGCCTGGCGGCGGCGCTGCAACAGAAGTTTCCCCGCCCCGTGCTGCTGGTGATGTGTGTCGGGTTGATGATTGCCAACACCATCAACATCGGCGCCGATCTCGCCGGGATGGCCGACGCCGCCGAGCTGATCACCGGGATCAACTCCCATTTGCTCGTCGTGGTCTTCGGTGGCCTGATCGCGTGGGCGACGGTCCAGCTGCGCTACGCCGCCTTTGCGCGCATCCTCAAGTGGCTCGCCCTGGTGCTTGGCGTCTACATCATCGCGGCGATCGATCTCAAGCCGGTCTGGAGCTCGGTGCTGCACGACACCTTCCTCCCCTCCGGCCTCGATTCGCGCGAGGCGTGGTCCACCGTGGTCGCGATCCTCGGCACGACGATCTCGCCCTACCTCTTCTTCTGGCAGGCGTCGCAGGAAGTCGAGGAAGAGAAGGCCGCCGGCAAGGTGACGGAGGAAGCCCGGCGCGGCGCGACGGCGGCGCAGCTCCGCGCCCGGAAGCTCGACGTCGGCTTCGGCACCTTCTTCTCCAACCTCGCGATGTTCTTCATCATCCTGACGACGGCGCTGACCCTGCACAAGGCGGGCATTACCGAACTCGCGACCGGCGCCGAGGTGGCGAAGGCGCTCGAGCCGCTCGCCGGGCGCTTCTCGTCGTGGCTGTACGCCATCGGCGTGATCGGCACCGGCGCGCTGGCGATTCCCACGCTGGCCGGCTCCGCGGCGTACGCCTTCGCCGAGACGCTTGGCTGGCAGCAAGGGATGGACGAGGACTTCCGTCGCGCCGAGCCGTTCTACGCCGTGATCGTCGTGGCGCTGCTGATCGGCGTCCTGCTCGATTTCGCCAACGTCTCGCCCGTCAAGGCGCTGTACTGGACCGCCGTCCTCAACGGCGTGCTGGCGCCCTTCCTGCTCACGGCGATTCTGATGGTCGCCGGCAACAAGGCCATCATGCAGGGGCAGCCGTCGTCGCGGCTCGGGATGGTGACGGTCGGCATCACGACGGTGGTGATGTTTGGGGCGGCGATTGCGATGTTTGTGGCGAGATGA
- a CDS encoding alkaline phosphatase family protein, translated as MKRVLLLLVDGLRADVAERELAAGHLPHLAALTAGGTRSRAATAFPSTTSVAYLPFLTGALPGRCNVPSIRWLDREAYTGRWWADRDAVRSYCGWQAGHLNRDIAPDVATIFELVPESIAIFSMITRGLSVDADRIQGARKFWGTVSHYTENHQPGDDAVAAELLAQVGGDWRFCFAQFPAVDGHTHAATPDAPRVLDSLRKVDATIGALTERLRALGRLDDTLIMIVSDHGAAPVHHHLDLATWFRRRGARTLAHPVLWTRDPQVAVMVAGNAQAAVYAEPNIPRAARHPLAQLRASGALGVQGDAVAALTAEAGIALVAGAEAGGGVRVASDAGEATLRRDGEAIHYTRVSGDPLVIGADATHDHREWLARTIDGPFPDGPVSLLDQFQAPRTGDLVIAAAEGWDFREAWEYPEHKSGHGSLIAGHMLTPAWSNRPLPAGPLRTVDLYPVICAWLGVGPSEPRPLFS; from the coding sequence GTGAAGCGCGTCCTCCTCCTGCTGGTTGATGGCCTCCGGGCCGATGTTGCCGAACGCGAACTCGCCGCCGGCCACCTTCCGCACCTTGCCGCCCTGACGGCGGGTGGTACCCGGTCGCGGGCCGCGACGGCGTTTCCCTCGACCACGTCGGTGGCGTACCTCCCCTTCCTGACCGGCGCATTGCCCGGGCGTTGCAACGTCCCCTCGATCCGCTGGCTCGATCGCGAGGCCTACACCGGCCGCTGGTGGGCCGATCGCGACGCCGTGCGCAGCTACTGCGGCTGGCAGGCGGGGCACCTGAACCGCGACATCGCGCCCGACGTGGCGACCATCTTCGAGCTGGTGCCCGAGAGCATCGCGATCTTCTCGATGATCACCCGCGGCCTCTCGGTCGACGCCGACCGGATCCAGGGCGCCCGCAAGTTCTGGGGCACCGTCTCGCACTACACCGAGAACCACCAGCCGGGCGACGACGCCGTTGCCGCCGAGCTCCTGGCGCAGGTCGGCGGCGACTGGCGGTTCTGCTTTGCGCAGTTCCCCGCCGTCGACGGCCACACCCACGCGGCCACTCCCGACGCGCCGCGCGTGCTCGACTCGCTCCGGAAGGTCGACGCCACGATCGGTGCGCTCACCGAGCGGCTGCGCGCGCTGGGTCGGCTCGACGACACGCTGATCATGATCGTGAGCGACCACGGCGCGGCGCCGGTGCACCACCACCTCGACCTCGCGACCTGGTTCCGGCGGCGCGGCGCGCGGACGCTGGCGCATCCGGTCCTCTGGACTCGGGACCCGCAGGTCGCGGTGATGGTGGCGGGCAACGCGCAGGCCGCCGTCTATGCCGAGCCCAACATCCCACGCGCCGCACGGCATCCGCTCGCACAGCTCCGCGCGTCTGGTGCGCTCGGCGTGCAAGGCGACGCCGTCGCCGCCCTCACCGCGGAAGCGGGGATCGCACTGGTGGCGGGAGCGGAAGCTGGCGGTGGCGTGCGGGTGGCATCCGACGCGGGCGAGGCGACGCTTCGCCGCGATGGCGAGGCGATTCACTACACGCGGGTCAGCGGTGATCCCCTGGTGATCGGCGCCGATGCGACGCATGATCATCGCGAGTGGTTGGCGCGCACGATTGACGGCCCGTTCCCCGATGGGCCGGTCTCGCTGCTCGATCAATTCCAGGCGCCGCGCACCGGCGACCTCGTGATCGCCGCAGCCGAGGGGTGGGACTTCCGCGAGGCGTGGGAGTATCCGGAGCACAAGTCCGGTCACGGCTCGTTGATCGCGGGTCACATGCTCACGCCGGCATGGTCAAACCGACCCCTCCCGGCCGGCCCGCTGCGCACCGTCGACCTCTACCCGGTCATCTGCGCCTGGCTCGGCGTCGGGCCCAGCGAGCCGCGCCCGCTCTTCAGCTGA